The genomic segment CTATGCCAAGATTCTGGAGTTTCTGGCTGAGCATGGGATGGACCGCAAATCTCTCATCGTCGCCCTGGGCGGCGGCGTAACCGGGGATATGGCCGGGTTTGCCGCGGCGACTTACATGCGCGGCATCCCCTATGTGCAGATTCCCACCACCCTTCTGGCCGCCATCGATTCTTCCGTGGGCGGCAAGACGGCGGTGGATCTCCGGGCGGGCAAAAACCTCGCGGGCGCGTTCCATCAGCCCAGCCTTGTGCTCTGCGATACGGCCGCGCTGGAAACGCTCTCCCCCGAAATTTTTGCAGACGGCGCCGCCGAGGCCATCAAATACGGCGTTCTTCATTCCACAGCGCTGTTCGAGCAAATCTGCCAAAATAAAATCGGCGCAGACCGGGAGGAAATCATCGAAAAGTGCGTGTGCATCAAGCGCGATTACGTCGCCCAGGATGAGCGGGATACCGGCGCGCGCCAGTTCCTCAATCTCGGGCATACCATCGGCCACGCCATCGAGGCTTGCAGCAATTTCACCATCTCGCACGGCCACGCCGTGGCCATTGGCATGGTGCTCATGGCCCGGGGCGCGCACCGCGCCGGTCTGCTGAAAGAGGACTGCTCGCAGGAAATCGCCCGGGCCGCGGCCGCCTTTGGCCTAAAAACCCGCTGCCCCTATGATGCGAAGGCGCTCTATGCCGCGGCAGGCCGGGATAAAAAGCGGGGCGGCGCCAGCATCACGCTGGTGCTCCCGGAGCAGATCGGAGCCTGCCGCCTGGAAAAAGTTTCTATGCAGACGCTGGGCGAGATCATCCGCCTGGGGGTGGATGCATAATGGATATTCGCATCTCTCCTTCGCGTCTTTCGGGCAGGATTTCTGCCATCTCCTCCAAATCCGATGCGCACCGCGCCCTCATTTGCGCGGCGCTTTCGGATGCGCCCACAGAGCTCTCCTTAAACGGAAGCTCTGTCGATATTGAGACGACCATCCGCTGCCTGCAAAGCCTGGGAGCGGCTTTTGACGTCTCGGAAAACAGCATCCGCGTCCGCCCCATCGGGCGCGCCGCCCAGGCCGCAGAGCTGAACTGCGCAGAGAGCGGCTCGACCCTGCGCTTTCTGCTGCCCGTCGCCGCGGCGCTGGGCTGTGCGGCCAGCTTCACCGGCCAGGGCAGGCTGCCCGAGCGCCCGGTTTCCCCGCTGAAGGAGGAGCTGGAGGCGCATGGCTGCCAGCTGGACCGCGCCCACCTGCCCATCGCGCTTTCGGGGCAGCTGCAAAGCGGGGTGTTTACCCTGCCCGGCAACGTCAGCTCCCAGTTTCTGACCGGCCTGCTGCTTTGCTTTCCCCTGCTGCCCGAGGGCGGGGAAATCGCCCTGAGCACGGCGCTGGAATCCGCCGGATACGTCGAGATGACGGTGCAGACCATGCGCCGCTTTGGCGTCCATGTCCAGCGGACGGAGCGGGGGTTCTGCGTCCCCGCCGGGCAGCGGTATCGCTCCCCCGGCCGGCTGGCCATCTGCGG from the Christensenellaceae bacterium 44-20 genome contains:
- the aroB gene encoding 3-dehydroquinate synthase — its product is MRNVHVPIREGYEILIGPGLIREAGARIAGKFSPSGIAVITDSTVDALYADALLSSLKEAGFAPCKYVFPAGEASKNLSTYAKILEFLAEHGMDRKSLIVALGGGVTGDMAGFAAATYMRGIPYVQIPTTLLAAIDSSVGGKTAVDLRAGKNLAGAFHQPSLVLCDTAALETLSPEIFADGAAEAIKYGVLHSTALFEQICQNKIGADREEIIEKCVCIKRDYVAQDERDTGARQFLNLGHTIGHAIEACSNFTISHGHAVAIGMVLMARGAHRAGLLKEDCSQEIARAAAAFGLKTRCPYDAKALYAAAGRDKKRGGASITLVLPEQIGACRLEKVSMQTLGEIIRLGVDA
- the aroA gene encoding 3-phosphoshikimate 1-carboxyvinyltransferase, with translation MDIRISPSRLSGRISAISSKSDAHRALICAALSDAPTELSLNGSSVDIETTIRCLQSLGAAFDVSENSIRVRPIGRAAQAAELNCAESGSTLRFLLPVAAALGCAASFTGQGRLPERPVSPLKEELEAHGCQLDRAHLPIALSGQLQSGVFTLPGNVSSQFLTGLLLCFPLLPEGGEIALSTALESAGYVEMTVQTMRRFGVHVQRTERGFCVPAGQRYRSPGRLAICGDWSSAAFWLCAGALSGEIACGGLDENSAQGDRAVEPLLARMGAQVCRAGQEVTVRPGALSAIQIDAGNIPDLIPVLAAVAAAASGKTHITNAARLRIKESDRLRSVTDILRRLGAEIEELPDGLIIQGKPRLKGGEVFSWGDHRIAMSAAIASLSCEKDVIIRDAQVVSKSYPGFWADFEKLGGRITTL